Proteins encoded by one window of Streptomyces clavuligerus:
- a CDS encoding MFS transporter, translating to MGQGPSTTQGEESATPPPRAGWALLRRALRRFPKSRAGRVFVLIAFVDAFGRGFFLAGSTLFYTQVIGLSTAQVGLGLSIAGLFGVACAIPTGWLADRFGDGPVLIALQLWRAAAFLVYPFVDDFRMFLVVACFVGAVEQAVGPIIQSVAGATAEEGSRVGAMALIAVARNSAYALSAVIATVVITMADSRTYVGFVLANAAAFLVTAALLTRLRLPRRGTGGDGRSGPRGAKLLPFKNARFLLLSLANGILYLHVPILSVAFPLWIVTHTEAPRGLVGAALVVNTVLAVSLQVRLSKGGDDMAHAGRKQRAAGLALALFCALTAVTGPADALTAGALLLLAAVPLTLGELWQSAGGWGISYGLAPEEQRTYYLSVYQLGATGMTVAGPALLTIAVVDTGATGWLALGAVFAVTGLVVPLLARAVGSQDPVPAGSGPGD from the coding sequence GTGGGACAAGGGCCCAGCACGACGCAGGGCGAGGAGAGCGCCACCCCACCGCCGAGGGCCGGGTGGGCGCTGCTCCGGCGCGCACTGAGACGTTTCCCGAAGTCCCGGGCGGGCCGGGTCTTCGTCCTCATCGCGTTCGTGGACGCCTTCGGCCGGGGCTTCTTCCTCGCCGGTTCGACGCTCTTCTACACCCAGGTGATCGGGCTCAGCACCGCGCAGGTCGGCCTCGGGCTCTCGATCGCCGGGCTCTTCGGGGTCGCCTGCGCCATCCCGACCGGATGGCTGGCGGACCGGTTCGGCGACGGCCCGGTCCTGATCGCGCTCCAGCTCTGGCGCGCCGCGGCCTTCCTCGTCTACCCCTTCGTGGACGACTTCCGGATGTTCCTGGTGGTCGCCTGCTTCGTCGGCGCGGTGGAGCAGGCCGTCGGGCCGATCATCCAGTCGGTGGCCGGAGCGACGGCCGAGGAGGGCTCGCGCGTCGGCGCCATGGCCCTCATCGCGGTGGCGCGGAATTCCGCCTACGCGCTTTCCGCCGTGATTGCCACGGTGGTCATCACCATGGCCGACTCCCGTACCTATGTCGGCTTCGTCCTGGCCAACGCGGCGGCGTTCCTGGTGACCGCCGCACTGCTGACCCGGCTCAGGCTCCCGCGCCGGGGGACGGGCGGGGACGGGCGGTCCGGGCCCCGGGGCGCCAAGCTGCTGCCGTTCAAGAACGCGCGGTTCCTGCTGCTCTCGCTGGCCAATGGAATTCTCTATCTGCATGTCCCGATCCTGTCGGTGGCGTTCCCGCTCTGGATCGTCACCCACACCGAGGCGCCGCGCGGCCTGGTCGGCGCCGCCCTGGTGGTGAACACCGTGCTCGCGGTCTCGCTCCAGGTGCGGCTCAGCAAGGGCGGCGACGACATGGCGCACGCCGGTCGCAAACAGCGGGCCGCGGGACTGGCGCTGGCCCTTTTCTGCGCCCTGACGGCGGTGACCGGACCGGCGGACGCGCTGACGGCCGGAGCGCTGCTCCTGCTCGCCGCCGTACCGCTCACCCTGGGTGAACTGTGGCAGTCGGCCGGTGGCTGGGGCATCTCCTACGGTCTCGCCCCCGAGGAGCAGCGCACGTACTACCTGAGCGTCTATCAACTGGGGGCCACGGGCATGACGGTGGCGGGCCCGGCGCTGCTCACCATCGCCGTCGTCGACACGGGTGCCACCGGCTGGCTCGCCCTCGGTGCCGTGTTCGCCGTCACCGGCCTGGTGGTGCCGCTGCTGGCGCGGGCGGTCGGGTCCCAGGACCCGGTTCCGGCGGGGTCCGGGCCGGGCGACTGA
- a CDS encoding LacI family DNA-binding transcriptional regulator produces the protein MNGNDQLRTITSNDVARVADVSQSTVSLVLNGKWQGRIREETARRVMATAHDLGYRINQSARSLRLGSTGTVLLVVPTLVNPAFAAVHAGAARVGAQNGLGVVVFPLSAEDGFGPFPAPRQALDGVIACSLSAEVVSGLRGGLPLVVLDDAPTPGTPAVTMDTGGGMAKALAHLTELGHRRIMHLRARRRAWTLARRAEVFDQCTLSHPQVRADHLVCSFLPAEVRERMVEVLSASPRPTAVICDDDNMAMGVYAAARALDLSIGEDLSVVGFNDLPVAALSSPPLTTVRLPLGELGSRGMRALLDLRNGTVNEPVSLLTELIVRSSVGRVSEDI, from the coding sequence ATGAATGGAAACGATCAGCTTCGCACCATAACGTCCAATGATGTAGCGCGCGTGGCAGATGTGTCCCAATCAACGGTTTCGCTGGTCCTCAACGGCAAATGGCAGGGCAGGATTCGCGAGGAGACCGCGCGGCGTGTGATGGCGACCGCCCACGATCTGGGGTACCGGATCAACCAGTCCGCCCGGAGTCTGCGGCTCGGGAGTACGGGCACGGTGCTCCTGGTCGTCCCGACCCTGGTCAACCCGGCCTTCGCCGCCGTCCACGCGGGCGCGGCCCGTGTCGGCGCGCAGAACGGCCTGGGTGTCGTGGTCTTCCCCCTCAGCGCGGAGGACGGCTTCGGCCCGTTCCCCGCGCCCCGGCAGGCGCTCGACGGAGTCATCGCCTGCTCGCTGTCGGCGGAGGTCGTCTCCGGTCTGCGGGGCGGGCTCCCGCTGGTCGTCCTGGACGACGCCCCCACCCCCGGCACCCCGGCCGTCACCATGGACACCGGCGGCGGGATGGCGAAGGCGCTGGCCCATCTGACCGAGCTGGGGCACCGGCGCATCATGCATCTGCGGGCCCGGCGCCGCGCCTGGACCCTCGCCCGGCGGGCGGAGGTGTTCGACCAGTGCACCCTCAGCCATCCGCAGGTGAGAGCGGATCATCTGGTGTGCTCCTTCCTCCCGGCCGAGGTCCGGGAACGGATGGTCGAGGTGCTGTCAGCCTCCCCCCGCCCGACGGCTGTCATCTGCGACGACGACAACATGGCCATGGGGGTCTACGCCGCCGCCAGGGCGCTGGATCTGAGCATCGGCGAGGATCTCTCCGTCGTCGGCTTCAACGATCTGCCCGTGGCGGCCCTGTCCTCGCCGCCCCTCACCACCGTCCGGCTGCCCCTCGGGGAACTGGGCTCCCGCGGGATGCGGGCCCTGCTCGACCTGCGCAACGGAACGGTGAACGAGCCGGTCTCGCTCCTGACCGAACTCATCGTGCGCTCCTCCGTCGGCCGGGTGTCCGAGGACATCTGA
- a CDS encoding sigma-70 family RNA polymerase sigma factor, translating to MTAPAPGKAAPHAPARATEEELAQLQREHGRAVFGFLLGLTYGDTQRAEDLLQETMIRAWRHPEALHTRHESMRPWLFTVARRLAIDARRARLSRAREAVHGTENTLIPADDPIEPSIQALDIRAALARLTDDHRAVLQQVYFRGLSVNEAAAALGIPPGTVKSRTYYALRSLRGVLRAYGTLD from the coding sequence GTGACCGCACCGGCCCCCGGCAAGGCCGCACCCCACGCCCCCGCCCGCGCCACCGAGGAAGAGCTGGCCCAGCTCCAGCGCGAGCACGGCCGGGCCGTGTTCGGCTTTCTGCTGGGACTGACCTACGGCGACACCCAGCGCGCCGAGGACCTGTTGCAGGAGACGATGATCCGGGCCTGGCGCCACCCCGAGGCCCTGCACACCCGGCACGAGTCGATGCGTCCCTGGCTCTTCACCGTGGCGCGCCGGCTCGCCATCGACGCCCGCCGCGCCCGGCTCTCCCGCGCCCGGGAGGCGGTGCACGGCACCGAGAACACCCTCATCCCCGCGGACGACCCGATCGAGCCCTCCATCCAGGCGCTCGACATACGCGCCGCGCTGGCCCGGCTCACCGACGACCACCGCGCCGTGCTCCAGCAGGTCTACTTCCGCGGACTCTCCGTCAACGAGGCCGCCGCCGCCCTCGGTATCCCGCCCGGGACGGTGAAGTCCCGTACCTACTACGCGCTGCGCTCGCTCCGCGGGGTCCTCAGGGCGTACGGCACACTCGACTGA
- a CDS encoding AAA family ATPase, producing the protein MAQHNGEPVRAGREDQFQRVRELLKNAAAGHGASLLVDGEPGSGKSTLLGLVAEEATRLRCRVFAGAARETGPAPLGALLDCLEPDLPTEDIRRAAQGGGPPAGAVRRFFALIAQVCRTAPVVLVLDNLHQADDASQLVWRRLTEAAARRPLLLVAATRGAPGAPLPPAAARAAADAGAARLTLAPLGLCETARHAERVLGAPPGPRLLRRLGDTGGNARHLGTLLAALAGAGAVRVTADTAELDPAGAPDTPGLLGATPLEPRPGAPDRTAPDRSAPGRAADDGHLAHGPPYPLPPALAAALTDRLGPLSPDARTLVRVAALLDAPFPRTELAVALDRAPEAPLPALGEALAAGVVEETEPPQHRLRFRDELTRQAVWTGVPATVRAALHGRTARSLAALGAPAHRVAAHLLPADRTGDDWATDWLLRHLGELLRHHPRAVVGLAARHLHRVPPEDPGHARLQDAAAHAAYLLGLPDAVTRARELYDRAADPARRSRLGFLTALALLQDGRPAQAHPLVDEALAVHALPGRPARTARFLALRAALLCGGRRLDEARTLADQALERSLAVRAPVAEAYARSVRAQLLTHAGDHPAALRESVRARTAARRRAETRDIQLVQTLLGAHLLGVHDRDGEARALLEEARALADSTGSPARKAWAHTVSARFHYRAGHWDEALDDLDLGRSLPAPWQPSPPYGLDAVILVGRDRRDAARAALTAARAAAPAGTDPGYLPLAEALLAERDGDPHGALAALRDALCEEPPGRWSHRAFWLPDTVRIALALGDRTLAATAVTLAGALADTAPGERGPRALAQRCRGLAEGEPGALRAAADHYQRQGMRLCLARTQEDLAAVLAAQGDTDGARRGLNHAVDLYQLLAAHWYTARADARLRALGVRRGPRGARGRPRTGWDALTPTELKVALLVAEGRSNPEAAAELLLSPRTVQTHVSHILTKLGARTRIDIGREAGRRRPLNGPAAPPRGAAPAPAPATGKETDDREGRDDGEGPRRRRRLDRQSPRDTAVEPVHRGTGERPGALRADRGRTRHREDRAAPPGPA; encoded by the coding sequence GTGGCACAGCACAACGGGGAACCCGTCCGCGCCGGACGGGAGGACCAGTTCCAGCGCGTGCGCGAACTGCTCAAGAACGCCGCCGCGGGACACGGCGCGAGCCTGCTCGTCGACGGAGAGCCCGGCTCCGGCAAGAGCACGCTGCTCGGCCTTGTCGCGGAGGAGGCCACCCGGCTGCGCTGCCGGGTGTTCGCCGGAGCGGCCCGGGAGACCGGCCCCGCCCCGCTGGGCGCCCTCCTCGACTGTCTGGAACCCGACCTGCCCACCGAGGACATCCGCCGCGCCGCCCAGGGCGGCGGCCCCCCGGCCGGTGCCGTCCGCCGCTTCTTCGCGCTGATCGCCCAGGTCTGCCGTACCGCCCCCGTCGTCCTGGTCCTGGACAACCTCCACCAGGCCGACGACGCCAGCCAACTGGTGTGGCGGCGGCTCACCGAGGCCGCAGCGCGCAGGCCCCTGCTGCTCGTCGCCGCCACCCGCGGCGCCCCCGGCGCCCCGCTGCCCCCCGCCGCGGCCCGTGCCGCCGCCGACGCCGGTGCCGCCCGGCTCACCCTGGCGCCGCTCGGCCTCTGCGAGACCGCCCGCCACGCCGAACGCGTCCTCGGCGCACCGCCGGGACCCCGGCTGCTGCGCCGCCTCGGCGACACCGGGGGCAACGCGCGCCACCTCGGCACCCTCCTCGCCGCCCTCGCCGGGGCCGGGGCCGTACGAGTCACCGCCGACACCGCCGAACTCGACCCCGCGGGCGCCCCGGACACCCCCGGCCTGCTGGGCGCCACCCCCCTGGAGCCACGGCCCGGCGCCCCGGACCGTACCGCCCCCGACCGTTCCGCCCCGGGCCGGGCGGCCGACGACGGGCACCTCGCCCACGGCCCCCCGTACCCGCTGCCGCCCGCGCTCGCCGCGGCCCTCACCGACCGGCTCGGCCCGCTCTCCCCGGACGCCCGCACCCTGGTGCGCGTCGCCGCCCTCCTCGACGCCCCCTTCCCCCGCACGGAACTCGCCGTCGCCCTCGACCGCGCCCCCGAGGCACCGCTCCCCGCCCTCGGCGAGGCCCTCGCCGCCGGAGTCGTCGAGGAGACCGAACCCCCGCAGCACCGGCTGCGCTTCCGGGACGAACTCACCCGCCAGGCCGTGTGGACCGGGGTCCCCGCCACCGTCCGCGCCGCCCTCCACGGCCGGACCGCCCGCTCCCTCGCCGCCCTCGGCGCCCCCGCGCACCGCGTCGCCGCCCATCTGCTGCCCGCCGACCGGACCGGCGACGACTGGGCCACCGACTGGCTGCTGCGCCATCTCGGCGAACTCCTGCGCCACCACCCCCGGGCCGTCGTCGGCCTCGCCGCGCGCCACCTCCACCGGGTGCCGCCCGAGGACCCCGGCCACGCCCGGCTCCAGGACGCCGCCGCCCACGCCGCGTATCTGCTCGGCCTGCCCGACGCCGTGACCCGGGCCCGGGAGCTGTACGACCGCGCCGCCGACCCCGCGCGCCGCTCCCGGCTCGGCTTCCTCACCGCCCTCGCCCTGCTCCAGGACGGCCGCCCCGCCCAGGCCCACCCCCTCGTGGACGAGGCCCTCGCCGTCCACGCCCTCCCCGGCCGCCCCGCGCGGACCGCCCGCTTCCTCGCCCTGCGCGCCGCCCTGCTCTGCGGGGGCCGCCGTCTCGACGAGGCCCGGACCCTCGCCGACCAGGCCCTGGAGCGCTCACTCGCCGTACGGGCCCCCGTCGCCGAGGCGTACGCCCGTTCCGTCCGCGCCCAGTTGCTCACCCACGCGGGCGACCACCCGGCGGCGCTGCGGGAGTCCGTCCGCGCCCGCACCGCCGCCCGGCGGCGCGCGGAGACCCGCGACATCCAGCTCGTCCAGACCCTCCTCGGCGCCCATCTCCTCGGGGTGCACGACCGCGACGGCGAGGCCCGCGCCCTGCTGGAGGAGGCCAGGGCGCTCGCCGACAGCACCGGTTCGCCCGCCCGGAAGGCATGGGCGCACACCGTCTCCGCGCGCTTCCACTACCGCGCCGGGCACTGGGACGAGGCCCTCGACGACCTCGACCTCGGACGCTCGCTGCCCGCCCCCTGGCAGCCCTCCCCGCCGTACGGGCTCGACGCCGTGATCCTCGTCGGCCGGGACCGCCGCGACGCGGCCAGGGCCGCGCTCACCGCCGCCCGCGCCGCCGCGCCCGCCGGGACCGACCCCGGCTATCTCCCGCTCGCCGAGGCCCTGCTCGCCGAACGCGACGGCGACCCGCACGGCGCGCTCGCCGCCCTCCGGGACGCGCTGTGCGAGGAGCCCCCCGGCCGCTGGAGCCACCGGGCCTTCTGGCTCCCCGACACCGTCAGGATCGCCCTCGCCCTCGGCGACCGGACGCTGGCGGCCACCGCAGTGACCCTCGCCGGGGCCCTGGCGGACACCGCGCCGGGCGAACGGGGCCCCCGCGCGCTCGCCCAGCGCTGCCGGGGCCTCGCCGAGGGCGAACCCGGGGCGCTGCGCGCCGCCGCCGACCACTACCAGCGCCAGGGCATGCGGCTCTGTCTCGCCCGCACCCAGGAGGACCTCGCCGCCGTGCTGGCCGCGCAGGGCGACACCGACGGGGCCCGCCGCGGCCTCAACCACGCCGTCGACCTCTACCAGCTTCTCGCCGCCCACTGGTACACCGCCCGCGCCGACGCCCGGCTGCGTGCCCTCGGGGTCCGCCGCGGCCCCCGGGGCGCCCGGGGCCGCCCCCGCACCGGCTGGGACGCCCTCACCCCCACCGAACTGAAGGTCGCGCTCCTCGTCGCCGAAGGCCGCTCCAACCCCGAGGCCGCCGCCGAACTGCTGCTCTCCCCGCGCACCGTCCAGACCCATGTCTCGCACATCCTCACCAAGCTCGGCGCCCGCACCCGTATCGACATCGGCAGGGAAGCGGGCCGCCGACGGCCGCTGAACGGACCGGCGGCCCCGCCCCGCGGGGCCGCCCCGGCCCCCGCGCCCGCCACCGGAAAGGAGACCGACGACCGTGAAGGCCGTGACGACGGGGAGGGCCCGCGGCGACGACGGCGTCTGGACCGGCAGAGCCCCCGAGACACAGCGGTTGAGCCGGTACATCGCGGAACTGGCGAGCGGCCGGGGGCACTCCGTGCTGATCGAGGGCGAACCCGGCATCGGGAGGACCGCGCTGCTCCACCGGGCCCGGCTTGA
- a CDS encoding helix-turn-helix transcriptional regulator: protein MSRYIAELASGRGHSVLIEGEPGIGRTALLHRARLEARRTGRTTLAATAEDGHTPLRPVLEALARPGPVRPVLRALAAGLLRGPQPRIPATAAGEPDPALAERVLDLIRRVTDEGPLALLLDDLHRADPTTLLLWQRLARRTARLPLLLVATARRLPGPGGPGGFAGLRRDLLDAGTTLLTLAPLADDEARALVGALTGAPPGPELRERIDRAGGNPHWIRTLLPPDRTERNPAPPTPLAPPTLPNPPVPPALPGPAARPADPPTGTGSGSGGSSGSSGSSGSSGSSGSGGSGPAAATGLAAVADGLVDGATRDTLRTAALLGPAFTAAELAAVTGRPPLDLLDPLDDALAAGVLVDTGDHLRFRLPALAEALRATVPAPERAEHHRAAAHALAAAGADLERVAGQLLPIAGTLTADRDGWAFDWLAGAAPHLAEQAPGSAVGLLRRCLARLPADDPRHAALKEHLAHAALLLRGPASTATLRGLLDETTAPEARVQLTAALAHGLYVQGRWADALAALDRAERTGAADAAWAPLFQGLRATIHHGAGHSERCAVLARQVIADARSGRHPFGEAYGRHALSCALLRDRRTEAALAENTLALRAAARVDRTGARWLTCTLTDLRVTMLLYRAVMLGLVDRPEEARSALDRARDETAGRATADQLGGITVTAALLDYTTGRWDDALARLDRQPDPVDPWLPSLRHSVAALVHGHRDRGADARAHCEAAAGRTTPCGSHSNRGGYPLMARALLAERSGRPHEALAVLLPTLDPGYARDLDQRFQWMPDIVRLALRTGDGATARAAAVISAGEADREHHPARTAAAARCRGLVDADPGPLAEAVAYYRGVARPLDLGQALEDGAAVRAALGEPAAARELLQQALERYARLGAAWDARRAVGRLRALGVRTGPRAARNGRPSTGWAALTPAELRVAHRVAQGRSNPEIAAELFLSPRTVQTHVSSILTKLGARSRTEVARQAAERSSQHP from the coding sequence TTGAGCCGGTACATCGCGGAACTGGCGAGCGGCCGGGGGCACTCCGTGCTGATCGAGGGCGAACCCGGCATCGGGAGGACCGCGCTGCTCCACCGGGCCCGGCTTGAGGCCCGGCGGACCGGCCGCACCACCCTCGCCGCGACGGCCGAGGACGGGCACACCCCCCTGCGCCCCGTCCTCGAAGCCCTCGCCCGGCCCGGACCCGTCCGCCCCGTGCTGCGCGCCCTCGCGGCCGGACTGCTCCGCGGCCCCCAGCCCCGTATCCCCGCCACCGCCGCCGGGGAACCCGATCCCGCCCTCGCCGAACGGGTCCTCGACCTGATCCGCCGGGTCACCGACGAGGGACCGCTGGCCCTTCTCCTCGACGACCTCCACCGCGCCGACCCCACCACCCTGCTGCTGTGGCAGCGGCTCGCCCGGCGCACCGCCCGGCTGCCCCTGCTGCTCGTCGCCACCGCACGCCGCCTCCCCGGCCCCGGCGGCCCCGGTGGATTCGCCGGCCTCCGGCGCGACCTCCTCGACGCGGGAACCACCCTGCTCACCCTGGCCCCGCTCGCCGACGACGAGGCCCGCGCGCTCGTCGGCGCCCTCACCGGCGCCCCGCCCGGCCCCGAACTCCGCGAACGGATCGACCGGGCGGGCGGCAACCCCCACTGGATACGGACGCTGCTCCCCCCCGACCGCACGGAACGGAACCCGGCCCCTCCGACCCCCCTGGCCCCTCCGACCCTTCCTAACCCTCCGGTTCCTCCGGCTCTCCCGGGCCCCGCGGCCCGTCCGGCCGACCCGCCCACCGGCACCGGCTCAGGCTCCGGCGGCAGCTCCGGCAGCTCCGGCAGCTCCGGCAGCTCCGGCAGCTCCGGCAGCGGCGGCTCCGGTCCCGCTGCCGCCACCGGCCTCGCCGCCGTCGCCGACGGTCTCGTCGACGGCGCGACCCGGGACACCCTGCGCACCGCCGCCCTCCTCGGCCCCGCCTTCACCGCCGCCGAACTCGCCGCCGTCACCGGACGGCCACCGCTCGACCTGCTGGACCCCCTCGACGACGCCCTCGCCGCCGGAGTCCTCGTCGACACCGGCGACCACCTCCGCTTCCGCCTCCCCGCGCTCGCCGAGGCCCTGCGCGCCACCGTCCCCGCCCCCGAGCGCGCCGAACACCACCGCGCCGCCGCCCACGCCCTGGCCGCGGCGGGCGCGGACCTCGAACGCGTCGCCGGACAACTGCTCCCGATCGCCGGAACCCTCACCGCCGACCGGGACGGCTGGGCCTTCGACTGGCTCGCGGGCGCCGCGCCCCACCTCGCCGAACAGGCCCCCGGCAGCGCCGTCGGCCTGCTGCGCCGCTGTCTGGCCCGGCTCCCCGCCGACGACCCCCGGCACGCCGCCCTCAAGGAACACCTCGCCCACGCCGCCCTGTTGCTGCGCGGCCCCGCGAGCACCGCGACCCTGCGCGGACTCCTGGACGAGACCACCGCACCCGAGGCCCGCGTCCAGCTCACCGCCGCGCTCGCCCACGGCCTGTACGTCCAGGGCCGCTGGGCCGACGCCCTCGCCGCCCTCGACCGGGCCGAGCGCACCGGAGCCGCCGACGCCGCCTGGGCCCCGCTCTTCCAGGGGCTGCGCGCCACGATCCACCACGGCGCCGGTCACAGCGAGCGGTGCGCGGTCCTCGCCCGGCAGGTCATCGCCGACGCCCGGTCCGGACGGCACCCCTTCGGCGAGGCATACGGGCGGCACGCCCTGTCCTGCGCCCTGCTGCGGGACCGGCGCACCGAGGCGGCCCTCGCCGAGAACACCCTCGCCCTGCGCGCCGCCGCACGGGTGGACCGGACCGGCGCCCGCTGGCTCACCTGCACCCTCACCGACCTCCGCGTCACCATGCTGCTCTACCGGGCGGTCATGCTCGGCCTGGTCGACCGGCCCGAGGAGGCGCGGTCCGCGCTCGACCGGGCCCGGGACGAGACGGCCGGCCGGGCCACCGCCGATCAGCTCGGCGGCATCACCGTGACCGCCGCGCTCCTCGACTACACCACCGGCCGCTGGGACGACGCCCTCGCCCGGCTGGACCGGCAGCCCGACCCCGTCGACCCCTGGCTCCCCTCCCTCCGCCACAGCGTCGCCGCCCTCGTCCACGGCCACCGCGACCGGGGCGCCGACGCCCGGGCCCACTGCGAGGCCGCCGCCGGGCGGACCACCCCCTGCGGCTCGCACAGCAACCGCGGGGGCTATCCCCTCATGGCCCGCGCGCTGCTGGCGGAGCGGTCCGGCCGCCCGCACGAGGCGCTGGCGGTCCTGCTCCCCACCCTCGACCCCGGCTACGCCCGCGACCTGGACCAGCGCTTCCAGTGGATGCCCGACATCGTGCGGCTCGCCCTGCGCACCGGGGACGGGGCCACCGCGCGCGCCGCCGCCGTCATCAGCGCCGGGGAGGCCGACCGCGAACACCACCCGGCGCGGACCGCCGCCGCCGCACGCTGCCGGGGGCTCGTGGACGCCGACCCCGGCCCGCTCGCCGAGGCCGTCGCCTACTACCGCGGGGTCGCCCGCCCGCTCGACCTCGGCCAGGCCCTGGAGGACGGCGCGGCCGTCCGGGCCGCGCTCGGCGAACCGGCGGCGGCCAGGGAACTGCTGCAACAGGCCCTGGAACGGTACGCGCGGCTCGGCGCGGCCTGGGACGCCCGGCGCGCCGTCGGGCGGCTGCGGGCCCTGGGCGTCCGTACGGGCCCCCGGGCCGCCCGGAACGGACGCCCGTCCACCGGCTGGGCCGCCCTCACCCCCGCCGAGCTGAGAGTGGCCCACCGGGTGGCCCAGGGCCGCTCCAACCCCGAGATCGCGGCGGAGCTGTTCCTCTCGCCGCGCACCGTCCAGACCCATGTCTCCAGCATCCTCACCAAACTCGGCGCCCGCTCCCGTACCGAGGTGGCCCGCCAGGCCGCCGAACGCTCCTCCCAGCACCCCTGA
- a CDS encoding zf-HC2 domain-containing protein, with translation MTEPHRAEAHVKLLLGAYVLDALTPEEDRVVAAHVQWCADCRAEYLELAELPMLLAAFGGAGPVIPPPLPPAARDDGPGPEDRGPGPFA, from the coding sequence GTGACTGAGCCGCACCGGGCGGAAGCCCATGTGAAGCTGTTGCTGGGGGCGTATGTGCTCGACGCGCTCACTCCGGAGGAGGACCGGGTGGTGGCGGCCCATGTCCAGTGGTGCGCCGACTGCCGCGCCGAATACCTCGAACTGGCCGAACTGCCGATGCTGCTCGCCGCCTTCGGCGGGGCGGGCCCGGTGATTCCGCCACCGCTGCCACCCGCGGCCCGGGACGACGGACCGGGCCCGGAGGACCGGGGCCCCGGCCCGTTCGCCTAG